The Polaribacter sp. MED152 region TGTTCCAGATATTTTTGAAGCAGCCAACGAAAGTATTTCACTATTAAATACAGATGCCAATTTAGATGGTTTAGATGATGTTTTTGATTCAGTAACTTTAGTGAATGATACAGATGGAGATGGAGTTCCAAATCATTTAGACTTAGATTCTGATAATGATGGAATTTATGATTTAGTAGAATCTGGTTTTACCCTTACTGATGCCAATAATGACGGAATTATCGATAATGCAAACGCTGCTAATGTTGGTATTAACGGATTATTAGATGCTTTAGAAAGCACTCCTGATTCAGGAATTTTAGCAAACGCTTTAAGAAATTCTGATGCCACTTCTGTGGTCACAGCAAATCAAGATACTATTTACGATTTTGCAGATTTAGATGCTGATGGAGATGATTGTTTTGATGTTATTGAAGCTGGTTTTACAGGAAACGGTTCTGGTATTTTATTTGCAAATCCTTTTGCAACAGATGCAAATGGTTTGGTAATTAACAATACAGATGGCTACACAACACCAAATGCAGATTACATTACAAGTGCACCAATAATCGTTAACTCTTTTGTAGATCCTGTTTTCTGTGAATTAAATACAGAAGTAATGACGATTGATTCTAATGCAGATGCTTTTCAATGGCAAGTATCTACAGATGGTACAAATTGGACGAGCTTAACTGATGATGCAACGTATAATGGAGTAACCACTAAAGATTTACAAATTACAGATACACCTTTAAGTTTTAACAATAATCAATATAGAGTTTTGTTAAGCAGAACAGGAAACTCGTGTACAGAAGAAGAATCGAGCTCTGTAACCTTAACTGTAAACCCTTTACCAATTATAAAAAATAATCCATCAGAAATTAATCAATGTATTGATGCAAGTGATACTAATCCTACAGTTAACTTAACTACTTCAGAGGATAATATTTCTGATACACCAAATATAACTTTCGAGTATTTTACAGATATCAATGGTACAAATCAAATTACCAACCCTACTTCTTATCCTGTTACTGTAAATACAATAGAAGTTGTTTACGTAAGCGTTATATCTGATGAAGGTTGTTCTAATGGTTTAGTAGAATTAAGAATTAATGTGGGGCAGACTCCAGATAATCCTTATAATGATATACAACCACCTGTTTGTGATGATCTTTTAGATGCAGATGGTAATGATACGCCTGGTGCTAATGACGATACTGATTTTATTACAAACTTTTCATTAGATAGAGATGCTATTGTAAATAGTATAAATCCACCAGCAAATACAGAGGTATTCTTTTACGAAAACTCTTCTGATAGAAATAACTCTTTAAATGAGATTGATATTACTAACTATAGAAACGATATCAATAAAATAGATATTACTACAATTCCTGAAGGAATCCAGTTTCCTATTTACTATAAAATAATTAGTACTATTAATAACAACTGCCAAGGTTTAGGAGAATTTTTCTTACAAATACATGCAGTTCCTCAAGCAACTACAGTTTCTGACATAGAAGAATGTGATGATGCTTTATCTGGAAACACTGCTGATGGTAGAAATGCTGCCATAAACTTAAGAGATAAAGTTGCCGAAATTTTAGGAACAGGACAAACTGAAGCAGATTACGAAGTTACTTTTCATACTACAGAAGAAGGTGCTATAAATAACATAGATGTAATTACAAACGATACAAATTACACAAATCAAGCACCAAGTGGATTTACAGCTGGTACCACTAGTGAACAAACTATTTATGTTAGGGTACAAAACAGAACAGGTAGCATGTGTTATAATGCAAACACATCGTTTAAAATCATTATTCAACCAATTCCTACTGTTCCTGCAAACGTGCCAGATTTAATGGTTTGCGATGTAGTTACGCCTTCTGATGCAGATCCTAGAAATAGAATAGCCCAAAATATAAACTTAACAGAAAGAGAAGCAGATATTTTAGATGGTAGAACTGGTTTAATTGTTGAATATTACATTTCTCAGCAAGATGCAGAAAACAGAACAAATGCTATTGCAGATCCAAGTAATTTTCAAAATACAACAGCAGAAACATCATTTCCTACAGATTTTAATACAGATGATCCAGGTGTACAAACCATCTTTTTTATTATTGTAGATGAAAATGGCTTACAATGTCCTTCTGTATTTTCTACATTTCAATTACTAGTTTATCCAGAACCATCTATAAATCCTGTAAGTGTATTATCTGAATGTGACAATGATGATGATGGAGATGATGCAAACGGAATTATTCAAACAATAGATTTAAGTAGTAAAATTCCTGAGGTTTTAGGAGCAAGTAGAAATGTGAGCGATTTTAACGTAACTTTTCATATATCCCAAGCAGATGCAACATCTGGTGATAACTCTTTAGCTTCACCATACACCAACTCAAATAGTACAGAAACTATTTATATAAGAGTGAAGAACAAACAAACTATGTGTGTAAATGACGATGCTAACTTTGAGTTAATCGTAAATCCATTACCAAACTTTACTGTAACTACACCACAAATTCTATGTTTAAATGATTTACCTTACAACATTAGCGTAGAAAATCCGAGTGACAATTACACCTATGTTTGGACAGATGAAAATGGAAATACATTAAATCCAAATGCATCTGTAGATAATATTGATATTTCATCTGGAGGAAACTATAAAGTTACAGCAACCACAACGGATGGTACAATGTGTTCTAGAGAAGAGACTATAGAAGTTATAGAATCTAACATTGCAACTTTAGAATCTAGCTTTATAACCATTGTAGATGAATCGAATAATTTAGGAAGCACTAATAATTTATCTATCTCTATTGATACTATAAATAATGATTTAGGTCCTGGAGATTATCAATTTGCGATTGTAAATACAGATAATAATACTAGAATTCCTTTTATAGGTTATCAAGATGAACCACTTTTCGAAAATTTAGAAGGTGGAATTTATCAAGTTATTGTAAATGATAAAAACGGATGTTCTCCAGATACAACTTTACTAGTATCTGTAATACAGTTTCCAAAATTCTTTACACCAAATGGTGATAACATAAATGATACTTGGGTGGTAAAAGGTGCAAATCAAACTTTTTATCCTAATGCAAGTATTAATATCTTTAATAGATTTGGAAATCTAGTAGCTCAAGTTCCAATTGATAGCAATGGTTGGAATGGTATGTATAATGGTAAATTATTACCTTCTGATGATTATTGGTACAATGTAACATTAGTACCTGCAGACACAACAAAACCTACAATAAATAAAAAAGGAAACTTTTCTTTATTGAGAAAATAAGGTTATGAAAACCTATTTAACTCTTTTATGTCTTTGTCTAAGTTTAAGCATTACAGCTCAAAACGAAACCATTTATTGGTATTTTGGAAATAGAGCCGCTTTAAATTTCGACAAAGGCGAATTAGAGGTTTTAGCAGACAGTGCAATGGATGCACCTGCTGGTTCTGCATCTATTGCCAATGAAGATGGCTTATTAATGTTTTATTCTGATGGAGCAACTGTTTGGAACAGAAATCATGAAATTATGGAAAATGGTAGTGGTCTTGCAGGAGATCCTAACAATTTTCAATCATCAATCATAATACCTAAACCAGGCACAAATAATACTTATTACCTGTTTTATGCTCGTTCAGAAAACTCAACAAACCCTTTGGTAACTGCTGGTGCGTTTTATTCTGAAATAGAATTTTCAAATGATTTTCCTTTAGGTAAAGTAGTCGCTAAAAATGCTTTTTTAGATTCTAATGCTCCTTCAGAGAAATTCACGGCTGTGCATCATAAAAGTGGCGAATCTTTTTGGTTATTAACACTTACTGCTGCAAACTCAGACCCTGATGAATTAAAAACAGTTTTTAAGGCATATCCAATAACAGATTCTGGTATTGATTTCAACGCAAAAGTTACCAATTTAGACTTTGGAATAGAGTCTTTAGGTGCTATGAAGTTTTCTGTTGATGGCAAAAAATTGATAGTTGCTAGCCAAACCGAAAGTGATAGAACTAGATACGTTCATTATTTTAATTTTGATAATGAAACAGGAGATATTACCTTTAATAGAAATCTTATAATTGATCCTCCTTTTGCAGTTTGGCCACCAAAAGGAATCGAAATTTCGCCTAATGGACAATTTGTATATGTTAGTTTTGATGCGGGTGACAATAATGGAATATTTCAATATGAAATAGAGGGCCCTACAGCCCAAGAGGATCCTAGAGCTCTTTTGTATTTTAGGCCAAATATTAAAGTAGAAAGCTTACAGTTGGCCAATGACCAAAAAATTTATGTTGCATTAACTTTTGAGAATGATGATAGCTTAATTTTAGGTGTAATTAATGAACCAAATGGAAAAAGCTTATTGTCTAATTACACTCCTCTATCTCCAGAATTAAATCCTGGTAAATCTAAGAGAGGCTTACCAAACTTTATACAATCTTACTTTGCGTCAAAAATTGTTACAGAAAACCAATGTTTTGTAGATCCTTTTACATTTTCTAGCACCTCCTATGCTCCTATTTCTGATGTAATTTGGGATTTTGGCGATGGTAATTCTGGAACAGGAATTACTACTACTCATACTTATAGTGCACCAGGAACCTATACTGTTAAAGGTGTTTTAACTGTTGGTTCTAAAAAAGTTACAGTTTATAAAGTAGTTGAAGCTTTTGAATTGCCAGTGTTAAATGCGAATCAAGAGTTGATAGAATGTGATGAAGATTCTGATGGACTATCTACATTTAATCTCTTTTCGATTACCTCTAAAATTACTGACCCTACCTTAAACGAACAATTAATATTCTACTTATCTCAAGATGATTTGAATAATGATGTTCCTATTGCAAATCCTGAAAACTTTCAAAATACGGTTCAAAATCAAGAGATTTTTGTGAAAGTAATTAATGACAATGGCTGTTTCGAAACAACATCATTTATAATTACTGCTAGGTTTGTAGATCTTGCAAATATTGAAAATTTTTATGTCTGTGAAGATTCTGATGGAATTGTTGGTGATGCCAAAGGTCTTTTTGACAGTGAATTCTTAGCGAGTTCTATTCGAAATCAATTGGGCATTCCAAACAGTACATTATTATCTTTTTATCCTACCTATTTAGACGCACAAACCAATTTAAATGAATTTGAATCTAACTTTACATATACATCAGGAACAATATATGTTAAAGCGCAGGAAGCTGATTTATCTTGTGGAGGAATTCAAGGTTTTAATATTATTGTAAATGCTACACCACCAATTAATCTGTTAGACAATTACACCATTTGTTTTGATCCCAGTGCTAAACCACCTGTAATTGTTTCTGCCAATACTTTAAATGATCGTTTTGAATGGAAAAATGCAAACGGAACTATACTAAGTACAGATCAAGACTTTATACTAAATCAAGTAGGGCAGTTTTCGTTAACTGTTTATAAAATAGAAAATGGAATAGAGTGTTCTAACACGAAAGAATTTGGAGTAGTGAATCCTCCTATTCCTACTTTTAGTGAAATTATAGTTGATACAGAGGATGAAAAAAATAACACAATTTCAGTTACAGTAGATGGGAATAGTAGTTATGAATTTTCTTTAGATAATATTGACTATTTTGGAAATGCCAACAATTATTTCTTCAACAATGTTGATGCTGGTCTGCAAACGATTTACGTCAGAGATCTAAACAATTGCGAACAAGCTATACAAATTACAGTTTCTGTAATTGGCTTTAAAAAGTACTTTACGCCAAATGGAGATGGAGAAAATGACTTTTGGAATATTAAAGGGCTAGATAAAACATCGTTTAAATCTATAGATGTAAAAATCTTCGATAGATTTGG contains the following coding sequences:
- a CDS encoding T9SS type B sorting domain-containing protein, which produces MKKFLSFLVFLFCASSAFSQLSKKHFIPPLTSVSTDEIGQQYFYISTPKTNNVSYKITPIGNPDITAYSGVVSNGNPFVQPILDSSGNFEDFTSNSQLHITNFNVGGIIKNKGFIIEASDVIYVSVRVISQSTFHAAALVSKGSSALGNSFRIGGFVREGSTVNGHLTFASLMATQNNTTVNITNLPAGFTQPNGSNVPNDIVLNEGESYVVALSALAGQDPKDLIGGLISSDKPIVVNSGSVAGSFGNGNGRDYGMDQIVGADKIGTEYILVRGSGIDSNENALIIAHENDTEISINGASSTTTIDAGEYFVVEGNNYNNGNMYISTSKAAFVYQGIAEINNQFPDANQGLFFVPPLSCENKGDVNNIASIDRIGSSNFVGGVTIVTNTGATVTINDADISTFSPQGPTNVTGNANYVTYNVSGLSGNIKVNSDQELYCAYFNRSGAATTGAFYSGFPSAPEINFNTTVASLGSCIPNVTLQAANTDLFDSFEWQFFNPATSNWEQRSTTADYKPLESEPGRYRLIGTINCTGATFNSVEIPVSLCPDDYDSDLIIDNLDVDLDNDGILNSDESLGDGTINLTNLSNPTVEADGAIIPNLLTGNLTSDGNVSFVGSTNGNFTSTINDNSTSNAANIYVLNSSETFNFEFTQDASQPHTSISGVEYEVGIGPAAKNVTLIDPDNILLVDTNFDGEFEAGVDNYSSSLIRFTYNPAPNGNTPFKFVANDVDEVIFLHTATSNVTNSIFNGNIKLTNVRMDSDGDGIEDALDLDSDNDGVPDIFEAANESISLLNTDANLDGLDDVFDSVTLVNDTDGDGVPNHLDLDSDNDGIYDLVESGFTLTDANNDGIIDNANAANVGINGLLDALESTPDSGILANALRNSDATSVVTANQDTIYDFADLDADGDDCFDVIEAGFTGNGSGILFANPFATDANGLVINNTDGYTTPNADYITSAPIIVNSFVDPVFCELNTEVMTIDSNADAFQWQVSTDGTNWTSLTDDATYNGVTTKDLQITDTPLSFNNNQYRVLLSRTGNSCTEEESSSVTLTVNPLPIIKNNPSEINQCIDASDTNPTVNLTTSEDNISDTPNITFEYFTDINGTNQITNPTSYPVTVNTIEVVYVSVISDEGCSNGLVELRINVGQTPDNPYNDIQPPVCDDLLDADGNDTPGANDDTDFITNFSLDRDAIVNSINPPANTEVFFYENSSDRNNSLNEIDITNYRNDINKIDITTIPEGIQFPIYYKIISTINNNCQGLGEFFLQIHAVPQATTVSDIEECDDALSGNTADGRNAAINLRDKVAEILGTGQTEADYEVTFHTTEEGAINNIDVITNDTNYTNQAPSGFTAGTTSEQTIYVRVQNRTGSMCYNANTSFKIIIQPIPTVPANVPDLMVCDVVTPSDADPRNRIAQNINLTEREADILDGRTGLIVEYYISQQDAENRTNAIADPSNFQNTTAETSFPTDFNTDDPGVQTIFFIIVDENGLQCPSVFSTFQLLVYPEPSINPVSVLSECDNDDDGDDANGIIQTIDLSSKIPEVLGASRNVSDFNVTFHISQADATSGDNSLASPYTNSNSTETIYIRVKNKQTMCVNDDANFELIVNPLPNFTVTTPQILCLNDLPYNISVENPSDNYTYVWTDENGNTLNPNASVDNIDISSGGNYKVTATTTDGTMCSREETIEVIESNIATLESSFITIVDESNNLGSTNNLSISIDTINNDLGPGDYQFAIVNTDNNTRIPFIGYQDEPLFENLEGGIYQVIVNDKNGCSPDTTLLVSVIQFPKFFTPNGDNINDTWVVKGANQTFYPNASINIFNRFGNLVAQVPIDSNGWNGMYNGKLLPSDDYWYNVTLVPADTTKPTINKKGNFSLLRK
- a CDS encoding T9SS type B sorting domain-containing protein; translated protein: MKTYLTLLCLCLSLSITAQNETIYWYFGNRAALNFDKGELEVLADSAMDAPAGSASIANEDGLLMFYSDGATVWNRNHEIMENGSGLAGDPNNFQSSIIIPKPGTNNTYYLFYARSENSTNPLVTAGAFYSEIEFSNDFPLGKVVAKNAFLDSNAPSEKFTAVHHKSGESFWLLTLTAANSDPDELKTVFKAYPITDSGIDFNAKVTNLDFGIESLGAMKFSVDGKKLIVASQTESDRTRYVHYFNFDNETGDITFNRNLIIDPPFAVWPPKGIEISPNGQFVYVSFDAGDNNGIFQYEIEGPTAQEDPRALLYFRPNIKVESLQLANDQKIYVALTFENDDSLILGVINEPNGKSLLSNYTPLSPELNPGKSKRGLPNFIQSYFASKIVTENQCFVDPFTFSSTSYAPISDVIWDFGDGNSGTGITTTHTYSAPGTYTVKGVLTVGSKKVTVYKVVEAFELPVLNANQELIECDEDSDGLSTFNLFSITSKITDPTLNEQLIFYLSQDDLNNDVPIANPENFQNTVQNQEIFVKVINDNGCFETTSFIITARFVDLANIENFYVCEDSDGIVGDAKGLFDSEFLASSIRNQLGIPNSTLLSFYPTYLDAQTNLNEFESNFTYTSGTIYVKAQEADLSCGGIQGFNIIVNATPPINLLDNYTICFDPSAKPPVIVSANTLNDRFEWKNANGTILSTDQDFILNQVGQFSLTVYKIENGIECSNTKEFGVVNPPIPTFSEIIVDTEDEKNNTISVTVDGNSSYEFSLDNIDYFGNANNYFFNNVDAGLQTIYVRDLNNCEQAIQITVSVIGFKKYFTPNGDGENDFWNIKGLDKTSFKSIDVKIFDRFGKLIYSITDFDSIGWNGSYNGKNLNSNNFWFKAKIVDKDDNEINESGNFSLIRD